One Ahaetulla prasina isolate Xishuangbanna chromosome 1, ASM2864084v1, whole genome shotgun sequence DNA window includes the following coding sequences:
- the QPCT gene encoding glutaminyl-peptide cyclotransferase isoform X1: MGRERRDSKAAAFFCLAWALCLALPGFPQHVGGREDRADWTQEKYSHRPTILNATSTLQVTSQTNVNRMWQNDLHPILIERYPGSPGSYAVRQHIKHRLQGLQAGWLVEEDTFQSHTPYGYRTFSNIISTLNPLAKRHLVVACHYDSKYFPPQLDGKVFVGATDSAVPCAMMLELARSLDRQLSFLKQSSLPPKADLSLKLIFFDGEEAFVRWSPSDSLYGSRSLAQKMASTPHPPGVRNTNQIQGIDLFVLLDLIGARNPVFPVYFLNTARWFGRLEAIEQNLHDLGLLNNYSSERQYFRSNLRRHPVEDDHIPFLRRGVPILHLIPSPFPRVWHTMEDNEENLDKPTIDNLSKILQVFVLEYLNLG; the protein is encoded by the exons ATGGGCAGAGAGAGACGAGATAGCAAGGCGGCGGCATTCTTCTGCCTGGCCTGGGCACTCTGCTTGGCTCTCCCGGGCTTCCCGCAGCATGTAGGTGGCCGAGAAGACAGAGCGGACTGGACTCAGGAGAAG TATTCCCATCGCCCAACCATTTTAAATGCAACTAGCACCCTACAGGTCACCTCACAGACAAATGTTAATCGCATGTGGCAAAATGATCTTCATCCAATCCTGATTGAGAGATATCCAGGATCACCTGGGAGTTATGCTGTGCGGCAG CATATCAAACATCGCCTACAAGGACTGCAGGCTGGCTGGCTTGTTGAAGAAGACACGTTTCAGAGTCATACTCCTTATGGATACCGCACTTTTTCAAATATAATCAGTACTCTCAATCCCCTTGCCAAGCGCCATTTGGTGGTTGCTTGCCATTATGACTCAAAATATTTTCCGCCACAACTGGATGGTAAAGTGTTTGTTGGAGCCACTGACTCAGCTGTGCCTTGTGCAATGATGCTAGAATTGGCAAGGTCCTTGGATAGACAACTTTCTTTTCTGAAG CAAAGCAGCTTGCCACCCAAGGCAGATCTTTCTCTGAAGCTTATTTTCTTTGACGGTGAAGAAGCTTTTGTGCGATGGTCCCCTTCAGATTCCCTGTATGGCTCTAGATCTTTGGCCCAGAAAATGGCATCTACTCCTCATCCACCAGGCGTCAGGAACACAAATCAAATTCAAGGCATT GATCTTTTTGTATTGCTGGATTTAATTGGTGCACGAAACCCTGTTTTTCCTGTTTACTTTTTGAACACAGCTCGATGGTTTGGGAGACTTGAAGCCATTG AACAAAATCTTCATGATTTGGGCTTGCTAAATAATTATTCTTCTGAGAGGCAGTACTTCCGGAGTAATTTACGTCGACATCCAGTTGAGGATGACCATATTCCATTTTTGAGAAGAg GTGTTCCAATCCTACACTTGATACCTTCACCTTTCCCTAGAGTATGGCACACTATGGAGGACAATGAAGAGAATCTTGACAAGCCAACTATTGACAACCTCAGCAAAATTCTGCAAGTTTTTGTGCTGGAGTATCTCAATTTGGGATAA
- the QPCT gene encoding glutaminyl-peptide cyclotransferase isoform X2, protein MGRERRDSKAAAFFCLAWALCLALPGFPQHVGGREDRADWTQEKYSHRPTILNATSTLQVTSQTNVNRMWQNDLHPILIERYPGSPGSYAVRQQSSLPPKADLSLKLIFFDGEEAFVRWSPSDSLYGSRSLAQKMASTPHPPGVRNTNQIQGIDLFVLLDLIGARNPVFPVYFLNTARWFGRLEAIEQNLHDLGLLNNYSSERQYFRSNLRRHPVEDDHIPFLRRGVPILHLIPSPFPRVWHTMEDNEENLDKPTIDNLSKILQVFVLEYLNLG, encoded by the exons ATGGGCAGAGAGAGACGAGATAGCAAGGCGGCGGCATTCTTCTGCCTGGCCTGGGCACTCTGCTTGGCTCTCCCGGGCTTCCCGCAGCATGTAGGTGGCCGAGAAGACAGAGCGGACTGGACTCAGGAGAAG TATTCCCATCGCCCAACCATTTTAAATGCAACTAGCACCCTACAGGTCACCTCACAGACAAATGTTAATCGCATGTGGCAAAATGATCTTCATCCAATCCTGATTGAGAGATATCCAGGATCACCTGGGAGTTATGCTGTGCGGCAG CAAAGCAGCTTGCCACCCAAGGCAGATCTTTCTCTGAAGCTTATTTTCTTTGACGGTGAAGAAGCTTTTGTGCGATGGTCCCCTTCAGATTCCCTGTATGGCTCTAGATCTTTGGCCCAGAAAATGGCATCTACTCCTCATCCACCAGGCGTCAGGAACACAAATCAAATTCAAGGCATT GATCTTTTTGTATTGCTGGATTTAATTGGTGCACGAAACCCTGTTTTTCCTGTTTACTTTTTGAACACAGCTCGATGGTTTGGGAGACTTGAAGCCATTG AACAAAATCTTCATGATTTGGGCTTGCTAAATAATTATTCTTCTGAGAGGCAGTACTTCCGGAGTAATTTACGTCGACATCCAGTTGAGGATGACCATATTCCATTTTTGAGAAGAg GTGTTCCAATCCTACACTTGATACCTTCACCTTTCCCTAGAGTATGGCACACTATGGAGGACAATGAAGAGAATCTTGACAAGCCAACTATTGACAACCTCAGCAAAATTCTGCAAGTTTTTGTGCTGGAGTATCTCAATTTGGGATAA